From the genome of Diabrotica virgifera virgifera chromosome 8, PGI_DIABVI_V3a:
tgattatgttattcaattttttatgtggaatttaatacgaaaaacccattcattcatgtccaaacaaatgagactgaccttttcctggtgaactgaaaatgtcctcacacaagaccctttcctgctatccttggctgcgatcaaacctcgtcctggcttccagtgatgttctcctttgaaaaactagctcgaatagctctcgttcctgcttttgtcgtgatgctctgttctacctttttcgaaactgctatcagctaccgggacactctgggctcaaggaggttcttttactctcgacctggcctacttctcgttccacgatagatactccacactcacggaactacaccggctttctcactcctcgaacactaccgtctactactcgacttcacttctcgacagctcaaaacattctgatctcactttctcatccattcccctactttctaaatatcccttccagattcacaaatcaatcttccaccaccaactctcattcgtaatattcctcaaaaccaatttttaatctttctaaatatgcttaatggatttcaaaagaaaatatttaattcccattctaaaatactttctaactatttacaaattttaatgacctattctctctttcaaatgagtcttatttagcataggctaatgatcgaaaccttccgcgaaaaacgataatgaactatcaactatttcactgagttttatttagcataggctaatgatcgaccttccgagaagaacgataatggtacgcgtcattcactttgtttatcttaagcacattgttccgagtttcgtacgcttattctaatcacttcttaaaattaaatataacaatttgttgtatacaggttgttctaaatttatatgcccgtggttgagaaaattgaaaatattttatattaaattgaattttgtttataattatttattgtttataattattttcatatcaaatagaataAAACAATATATAAGCTTAGCAAATCCATAAATTCCAAGGACATTATAGGTAGGTACTTGGTTTGCTTACAAATCAAAATGTTTGGTTAGTTTCCTATTCAGCGGAGTTACGGGTTTTGTTACTTACCAACGTACTGTTAAAGTACCACGTATCTGTTAAAGTAATTCAACGTAACTCCGTAACTAAATCTGGAAAACTCCAATAAAGAATTGTATTATGTATATTTATACAAAGAAAAGATTCTACTGATATTAGAATTATatttatattggtgtttttaaaaatataaagtcAGTAAGTCCTACTTTTTcaagtttatttagttttttgttgCTCCTTTAAAAGCAGGATTATGTGAGTTACCTGGTTTATTAATTAGGCCGTCGATAAGCTGTCTtccattttacaaaaagtttagtaaaatccTTTATGAAAGATATATATCTATTATAAAATCCCTTAAAGGGCTATATCACAGAACGTTTTAGAACTAAAATGttcatcatcagtgctgttaACTAGCAGGTTTATaacatgctgagccaccaaaatatgCGCGTAAGGAAaccttaacacgttgacggacagaacatctatagacgtctaatttccattgatggaatgtgacacaacgtctatagacgtggCATTTTTCCCTATTGTACtatgcaaaatacatatagtgccACAagacttgcttatacatttgacgcactgtccgtcaaagTGTTAAGGGCCTCGATATACAAAGAAGGTAATAACAGGGTCAATGCTCCCATCCAACTGCccattattacccctggttttattccaggtactcattttattcaaaCTGAGTCGACCTGGGAAATGTATACATTTTTAGGAATGactagatcaggggtgggcaaatacttttaagcgcgggtcAAAATGAAATTtccaaaatgtctcccgggccggaggactataacGCGTAAGTAGGCACACTTCCCGCGAATTTTTTGGTGGAGTTTTCTCCCTGTTCAAGAAGTTTTTTTGACAAATATACTATCATTACTAGTAtgattttaaagcatttggacaaagaaatttgactgttaataatagataatagtaataataaattattgtcTTACTTGGGTGTACATGCAAACAATAATTTATGCCCGCTAAAATATATtacataatttttaaagaaatatgatccgttatattatattatattaagtCATAATAAATCCagataaaaaagaagatatttaacaAGTGGGCAAAATGAAAACTCTTTTCTAGTCTGGATTACGAAAGATttaaatccgaaatcagaaattcgatcaagtaGAGAGCAATCAAGATTAGCCTTTTTGAAGATGTAACCAAAGAGTAACcttgagtaaccaaagactcgaTCTGCAAATCCGTTATCGGATGGTAAAAtcttatatccactctattcttctttatagtgccgaagcttggactgttaatgtggacttaatgagaaagctggaagcttttgcgACGTGgttttttaggagaattttgaaaataccacgGGCCGATCATATTATGAACTATATTATAGTGTTGTACAGAATAGGAAGAGATAGAGAatttttgaccaccattaaaaggagaaaggcAGCATATTGGGGACatatacttaaaaatgattagtacgagttgttgcagctgattatgaGAGATAGAATAGAAGGAGAAACCGGTCCGGGTAGTCGATAAATAATATCCTGATTAAAAAAGAGCAGAAGCGACAGCTGACGCTTTTAAGAAcagcagaagatagagacgaattcgcaatggttatagccaaccttcgttagtggagtcggcactaaaagaagaagaatattaaaatAATGGTCATTAAATAAGTCAGTTAATGAAAGATTTTATTTTGCTATTTCTTTATAGCTTAACGATTTCtacaaattaatttaaaatgatGTTATACGCACACTAATACTAAGagaataacaaaaattgcctGTTGGAATGTTCAATGGGCCGGATATAATAAacaaaagggccggatccggcccgcgggaCTGCTTTTACCCACCCCTCGTCTAGATTTTCTCCGACGCTGGGTTTTCATCCCCGGCCTTAtgcgtggaagtcagacatcctACTGCCTAAGCTACTCGGCCCAATTCCCAACTAAAATGTTTTGTATGTTActttttttaagtataatttgaATGATATTTAATCGATTTGTTGATGATGATTGTTTGATTTAATACCTATTcctatttgttttttgtctaaTTTGTTAAAATTGTTTGTTTAATACCATAatctaaaatattatttactattttagcaTCAGCGAGAACGATCAGCAATAAATGGGAGTCCGGGAATAATCAAGATGATCTACCAACTTCTATAGTAACTAATCCACCTGATCCAGCGACTGATTCTTCATCTGTTTCACCTTCGGATTCTCCACCTGAGCCAGTAACAGATTCATCATCTACTGCACCTACAGATTCTCCACCTGACCCAGCTACTAATCAATCATCTACTGCACCTACAGATTCTCCACCTGCGCCAGTAACAGATTCATCATCTACTGCACCTACAGATTCTCCACCTGACCCAGCAACTGATTCCGCATCTACTGCACCTACAGATTCTCCACCTGAGCCAGTAACTGATTCATCATCTACTGCACCTACAGATTCTCCACCTGACCCAGCAACTGATCCATCATCCACTGCACCTACTGATTCTCCACCTGAGCCAGTAACAGATTCATCATCTACTGCACCTACAGATTCTCCACCTGACCCAGCTACTGATTCATCATCTACTGCACCTACAGATTCTTCACCTGAGCCAGTAACTGATTCATCATCTACTGCACCTACAGATTCTCCACCTGACCCAGCAACTGATCCATCATCTACTGCACCTACAGATTCTACATCTGAGCCAGTAACAGATTCATCATCTACTGCACCTACAGATTCTCCACCTGACCCAGCAACTGATTCATCATCTACAGCACCTACAAATTCTCCACCTGAGCCAGTAACAGATTCATCATCTACTGCACCTACAGATTCTCCACCTGGCCCAGCTACTGATTCATCATCTACTGCACCTACAGATTCTTCACCTGAGCCAGTAACTGATTCATCATCTACTGCACCTACAGATTCTCCACCTGACCCAGCAACTGATCCATCATCTACTGCACCTACAGATTCTACATCTGAGCCAGTAACAGATTCATCATCTACTGCACCTACAGATTCTCCACCTGACCCAGCAACTGATTCATCATCTACAGCACCTACAAATTCTCCACCTGAGCCAGTAACAGATTCATCATCTACTGCACCTACAGATTCTCCACCTGGCCCAGCTACTGATTCATCATCTACTGCACCTACAGATTCTTCACCTGAGCCAGTAACTGATTCATCATCTACTGCACCTACAGATTCTCCACCTGACCCAGCAACTGATTCATCATCTACAGCACCTACAGATTCTCCACCTGAGCCAGTAACAGATTCATCATCTACTGCACCTACAGATTCTCCACCTGAGCCAGTAACAGACTCATCATCTACTGCACCTACAGATTCTCCACCTGAGCCAGTAACAGATTCATCATCTACTGCACCTACAGATTCTCCACCTGAGCCAGTAACAGATTCATCATCTACTGCGCCTACAGATTCTCCACCTGATCCAGTAACAGATTCATCATCTACTGCACCTACAGATTCTCCACCTGACCCAGCAACTGATCCATCATCTACTGCACCTACAGATACTCCACCTGAGCCAGTAACAGATTCATCATCTACTGCACCTACATATTCTCCACCTGAGCCAATAACAGATTCATCATCTACTGCACCTACAGATTCTCCACCTGAGCCAGTAACAGATTCATCATCTACAGCACCTACAGATTCTCCACCTGAGCCAGTAACAGATTCATCATCTACTGCACCTACCGATTCTCCACCTGACCCAGCAACTGATCCATCATCTACTGCACCTACAGATTCTCCACCAGAGCCAGTAACAGATTCATCATCTACTGCACCTACAGATTCTCCACCTGACCCAGCAACTGATTCATCATCTACAGCACCTACAGATTCTCCACCTGAGCCAGTAACATATTCATCATCTACTGCACCTACAGATTCTCCACCTGAGCCAGTAACAGATTCATCATCTACTGCACCTACAGATTCTCCACCTGAGCCAGTAACAGATTCATCATCTACTGCACCTACAGATTCTCCACCTAAGCCAGTAACAGATTCATCATCTACTGCTCCTACAGATTCTCCACCTGAGCCAGTAACTGATTCATCATCTACTGCACCTACAGATTCTCCACCTGAGCCAGTTACAGATTCATCACCTACTGCACCTACAGATTCTCCACCTGACCCAGCAACTGATTCATCATCTACTGCACCTACAGATTCTCCACCTGAGCCAGTAACAGATTCATCACCTACTGCACCTACAGATTCTCCACCTGACCCAGCAACTGATTCATCATCTACTGCACCTACAGATTCTCCACCTGACCCAGCAACTGATTCATCATCTACTGCACCTACAGATTCTCCACCTGAGCCAGTAACTGATTCATCATCTGTTTCACCTACAGATTCTCCACCTGAGCCAGCAACGGATTCATCATCTGCTTCACCTACAGATTATCCATCTGACTCAACAACTGCTTCCTCTGGTTCATCAACAGATTTATCAAGTGACTCAACTGGTGCAACACCTGAGTCAACTACGAAAGGTTCAGCTGCAAGTTTATTTGCAGGCACGAATTATTTGATGGCTACATTTGTTATTGTGATTATAAATTACTTCTTAATCTAAGTTAgatcaattttaaatatttttgtatctATGCACGATTGTAAATAAATATGGCTGTAAAGTGCATTcgaataaaattttaatttttgtagtattaattttgtaaataaaatattatttttatataaagaaATTAAGTTGATAATAATTGTTGGAATCGATCAATATTAAATAAACACTTAACAcgtatattaaacaaaaattaggTGCGAATATGGATTTGGGGCTGACGATAGCGGACCTGCAAGAAATGCACTGCAGGCGGGTGCCCATGCCTTTCTGCtgatagaccggtctagttagactcaaaaataggagtgaggctacaataattaccatcaagctgaaaattggcaggattgttcaaaataccatcataaattaaatctaaaaagtcctcataaatccgacccctgctaaaaaatttacgcggggtcaaaggtcaccaaatatggtttttagcgattttcagcgaaacggtaagttttatcgtaaaattagttctaacaaaaaatgtagattagataattatctataaaaaatatcttaatagtttttttcctaagagtcactgtttttgagatacaacgattcaaagagttgacagacttctaatcgtcataataatatatgtattagtacaccaggtgTATACATCattgaagctgtaatacaagtaaacataatattctacggtcaacttaacttatattacacataataatataagattataaatatgataatgtttctactatacagcttgcggtctaccgagggatgcaatccataagctgtattatattacagtgccaacaaaaaaaatctttacaaagtgaatgtaacgcgaaaataataagaattatttgaattttacggcttaatcccaacaaaaatacacaacaaaatacaacacatgacaaagtattaacttataataattctttttatttatgcgccttagttcaatttgtaaagatgggttttgtcggaataaacacgttcgtcggctaatctaatcaccctacctattcttttctcagaagggtttgaacataataatgaaagacaactttctaggcataatgtttattgctaagtactaataaatacttatgcaaattacaccgtaattttcctgggtggcgaaatccttcaggtagatgacaccctcgagaTATTAActagtcttgagtactactccggagtgaaaatacgtgttaaaatatattttttatcgtgtatttcgtgttattttcattgttataacaaaaatgtcagaatattgttttatttgcgctAAAATTTTAACTGAAGGTGAAATTGTTACCGTTGAACGTGGTATAAAAACATTAATCAATGCAAGTACTGAAAGAGCTGATGGATTTTTAGAATTTCTTAAACAGCAGAAATCTGTGACCATACATGTGGAGTGTCGTAAAAGTTATACTCGAAATTGTTCTATTGCTGCAGCTATTAAAAGACAATATGAAAAACAAGAAGCCAGTACATCGACCAAAAGTCCTCCTCTTACTAGAGCACGTGTAAGTGAACcagctttttgttttaaaaaacaatGCTTATTTTGCGGCCAGGAATGTAATGAAGAGCGTGAAAAAAAAATGGCCATCTCTgctctctctatgtatggagcgcctaagaaaactacgtgcttagataagtttcgatatgcatgtttttttaaaagtactcgaaacaaaaaacaagtgcagttatcttgtcttcctccaacctcagcggctgctcatcaacatctttttcgggtatattaccaagttcaagtgtggcttggttatcagctagatccaaaagactggggatggaaattagtcgacagttcattagaaccaattcaaactttactcccccctgcgccggaaaaactcctgaacacaattttttgcaactgtaaaaagggatgtagcgctaaatgtggttgcaaaaaagttggactgttttgtccggtagcatgcactaattgtcaaaaccggtcgtgctccaatgttgaatcaccaacaattgaggattcatttgattctatcgaggagccatggcGATGTGTTATTTTTGgaacaatttacttgcacccaggatgaacaagaagaagaagaagaagaagaagaagaactagaagatgaagaagaggaagaagaacaatgagaagaagaacaagggaagcagaagtattagaaaattatgaaccagtttgataaatttccctttttttaatttataccgctttatataaagtttaatcatttttaacccttgccaatatcaattattaaatagctttaaattaaacagaatcataacagatccgtggaataggcatactggggaaaccacgttaaaaaaacgcgctaagtacactacctcaaaggtggtgtggaaacgtgtgcgcatattatgacgattaccactttttgaatcgttatatctcaaaaacggtggctcccatgaaaaaaagtaataaggcattttttatagataattatctaatctacattttttgttagcactaattttatcataaaacttaccgtttcgctgaaaatcgctaaaaaccatatttggtgacctttgaccccgcgtaaaatttttagcaggggtcggatttatgaggactttttagatttaatttatgatggtatttttaacaatcctgccaattttcggcttgatggtaatttttgtagcctcggatgcgtaagttgaccggagtatgaTGTTATACAAAATGCTAACTTAAAAAAATCCGAAAGGAGTCTATGCTACTTTTGCAGGCGGGTACCTTATACCTTAGCGCCGAAACTGTATGGACTgacagttatttttttttaattgtcattTTTAACCTGTCATTTGTTAAATTTAATAACTTGCCGATATTGTGtgcattactttttttttattttagcttaACGTGTCTCGACAACATAGGTCACTGACACAGGTACAATTTTACTACATTACATTACAATAAAAGGAAAATTACATCTCAATACAATTACATTACAATAGatagaaaaacattttaaatacaTAATCAAAATTTCTAAACTATAATATATGTATCTTTTTCTAGATTTCGTGGTATAGCCTGGTGTCATAAAGGTAGTCAATAATGAGTTGAAATTGATCTACCGAACTGAGAATATTTTGTAGGTTAAGATTCAAATTATGCTTTTTTCTATTATTGTAGAAATAGGGACAGTCTATGCAAATATGTTTAACAGATAGAGTGTTACCACAGTGTGTACATGTAGGTGGATCTTGGGAAGTCATCAAATATTTATGAGTCAACCTTGTATGGGCTATTCTAAGTCGTcgaattaaaattttgtttttccgtGTCATGGAAGGAAACTCAAGTTTTTTTATAGATGGATCACGAAGCTTGGAAGGAATTTTGTTTCAGTAATCTTGCCAAGATATTAGGATAGTATTTTTAAAAAACGACTGTAGATCCGTATGTAATTGTAAGTTTTCAGTTTCCTCATTAGAAGAAGAGACTTGTTTAGCAAAGTGGTCGGCGAGTTCGTTACCAGGGATTCCCACATGAGACGGAATCCAGATCATGGTTATGGATACTCCCAGTGAGATTAGACTATCGAAAGAGTTTTGGATAGCTTGGACCAACGGATGTACGGTATACATACTTTTTAGAGAATGGATAGACGCTGAAGAGTCGGTACATATTGCTACTTTTTTACGTCCTGGAGATAGCGAGTTTGCGGCTTGGAGGATAGAGAATAATTCAGCTGTATGTATGCAACAAAAGAGCGGAAGATTGCAGGATTTGATTAGATCTGTGTTTGAGGTTACCGCACATCCAAGAGCTATTGGGCTCTTAGAAGCATCTGTATATAGAATTTGGTCGAATTTATTGTTAGCAATTAATTCGTTAAAGGTATGTCTTAGAATTTGTGGATTGGTTTGATGCTTATCATAATTAGTTAACGTGAGATTAAAATTTGCTATCGATTTACTCCAGGGAGAGACATATTGTGGCAAAGATTGAAGTTTAATTGTAGAAGCAGAGTTTAAAAGGTCAGTTTTTAATAACTTATGGGCGGGATTTTCAGTATTAGCAGATATTCGAGACGAATATTTCAAAAGGAGTTGCCGTCGACGCACATAGGGGTATTTTGCCAATCTAGGCGGTCATAATTATTTCTTTCGATTTTATTATTCTAAAATGATTTCCTAATTGAATTAAGCTATAGAGAGTGTTTTACAACATATATATAAGTAGAATATGAGTCACTAAAACGAGACAGACGCACTGCGCATGCGCCGGTACAGTCCCAGACAATGTCGGTAAGCATTGGATCTGCATTACCGGCCAACACGTAACTTAGCATGGTTCAGAACCTTTTAGTCAAGACCGAAACCATAGCTGACTTTATGACGTCATATATGACGTTATGACGTCACACTACTTTGTACttccttttttaatttttattagccGCGCAGTCccggaatatattaaaaaatagtaGGTTCTAGGTTCTGAACCATGCTAAGTTACGTGTTGGCCGGTAATGCAGATCTAATGCTTACCGACATTGTCTGGGACTGTGCCGGCGCATGCGCAGTGCGTCTGTCTCGTTTTAGTGACCCATATTCtactacatatacagggtgtttggtaaagaatgggccatagcttaacctcaggttcctgaggttaaaatagaccgatttaagctaactcaccttagtacaaagtttataataaccgagatacagggtgtcaaagttaaactttttttttatttattattgaatatttcctgacaggaatgagataacaacatgaaatttggtatataggggttttttgggtcgagaaaactaaattccttaccaaaaattatgtattgcccagagggcgccacatacgcctttcagcactaatttattacgttcaattttttttatccctcactctgtataattttgacattaaaatttttattctcctattagttttacttaaaaaaggtatacttttttcatctccctaaactcaaccgttttcgagataaacgcattttaaatctgcgatacaccatcatttttagcataatagcattgtagttacacccgaaaaataacttaaaaccataataattatgccaattctcaaatttatgtcattgcatcgcaaattcaaTTTGAaggaatttgcgatacatttttggataattttatggttttaagttatctTAACGTTATCTCACGTAAACGTAAtctaaatttttaatataaatatgtgtAATTTCCTTGTTTCATGATTTTTTGCCCATAAGTCAAGAAAGTGCGAATATGGGCGGCTGATTTGATAATTATTATGATGTACAAATTCATatcttccaattaaaaaaaatacaacaaccGGATCTCACCCTAAAGTATAACAAAAACCTTTTGATGTGTTAAAATGTGGTCgaaactttaaaatatttaaacccCGTTTTCaaacatccaaaatattattaatacatcAACAAATAAAACAATAAGTACATGAAAAGTAGGTGTTCTTCCCCGCTTGTTCTAGATccataactgtatttttttaacaacaaacacttgatatttttttttattacttgcACTTGCACTTGCACCAAACAGCTGAGAAAGATACATACACCTGTAGCGACAAGGTCAAACTCCGACTAAAGCTACGGCACTGGTGCAACTTATTACACAACGGAAAAGGTCGCCTTGTGTTCTCTATTTATTTAACTTCACGAGTATCCGGTTTTTTTCTACCGCTTTGAGTTTTGAAAAATGGACTTTTGACCGGCTAGATCGTTTAAATACCCCTATGTGCGACGTAACCAGAGGGGAAGTTCATTAGCTTCTCTATATAAACTCTCTGCTGGGCTCGACCTGAAAGCTCCAAGGCAAATTCGAAGTGCAGTGTTAtgtacagaattaagaagttttAAATCAGATGGACTAGCTGACATATAAATAAAACTACAGTAGTCTATTTTAGAACGAATAAAACATCTATAAATCTTAAGAAGGGAGTCTTCATCTGCGCCCCAATGATGATTGGACAGAGTTTTTAGTATATTTAGATAAGTCAtgtgaatatttttaaaaatatcgatgttATATTATATTAGCTGCTTTTATGAGGCTATTAACCGTTTTGGTCTTCGAATTCCTGGTTCAAATAAACACAGTATAGGTGGGCAAGCAaactaaggccgatgccacattatgcgttttgaccggatgcgtttccgccgcatccggtgaaaacgcatagtgtgacagatcggtccggttgcgttggaaacggatgcgttttgagtcatcggtacgcgcttacaaactgcaccagactaaacgcatagtgtgacaggtcgatccggttgcgttggaaacggatgcgttttcaacgcatccggtcaaaacgcataatgtggcatcggcctaagagagtcattaatattcagggccggatttaaggggtggcaggctgggcagcttcccggggcccccacattccGGGGGCCCCCAAAGCctcaaacgcaaaaaatattAGCAAATTGTTCacatataattatttttgttttatacaaACACTTGTGCCGTctactctctaaatttagttgcaaaagctgCAGCTGAGTGTTGTTCTGCTGCTACAGCATTATCTGATTTCTTAGAGGAACTATCTATATGtattttcacttcctctacatatagatcCAACTTGTTAATCAAATGTTTAAAAGCTCCTTTAAGCGACAGCAACGCAGAGCGTGgagaaatattattgttcctaaaagagtaaatactactagatggttaTCCAGAAGTGATACCGCAAAAGCACTAGTTATAGATTATAATCATACTAAAGTAGACttatccaaaatttcagaagcaacaatttaaaactccTAGCGATACAAATTgtttgtataatcgaatgtgCTTACTGTaaacaggaatatttgcaatattttggaatgaaatcttagagaAAACAAACATTTCAAGtcgtattctccaagatccaaatattgccGTTAAATTAGGAGTGgcagcacttagatcacttaaagAATTTATACAGTcaagacctggcaatttcaaaaCATATGAGATGCGAGGCGCGATGGTAAGCAGAAGTCAATACTATTCGGCACATAGAAATTGACTATGGAATATTCGACTGACTCCACTGGATTATGAAACATTTTATGAGACTGAAATGACATCATAGAAATTTAGGACTCAGAATTTTATCGCTATTATAGATCACCTCATTACCTCTTTAAGTCAGAGGCTTTCTGCATATAAAtacattcattccaattttggatttttatatCATTTAGATATATTTTGGTCATGCATATATGTacaatattttggccatgttatgcgacacccagagagatataatatacttcatttaataatacaaggcaaggtagacggaagaaaggggcaggtcgaagaagaacgtcatggcttaaaaacctgagagaatggtttaacagatgcTCTatatcccttttccgagctgccgtgaacaaaattactatagccaatgcTCGATAATcaagcacggcacatgaagaagaagacatcatTTAGCTTCAGAGCTATCAAAGCTTAGGTACTGACATCtgtagcaatgatttagatgaaatCCTAGGTGTCGAACTAATACAATTTAAATGTACCGATTGTTAGAAGAAAATAATGTGAATGATGCGtttccaaatgttgaggtgaTACTTCGTTTATATTTCTGATA
Proteins encoded in this window:
- the LOC114336647 gene encoding mucin-4 isoform X19, coding for MKLTGVCFLIVAFCAINALASPSDPDDPSPDEQTNAPSVSTSDSPPDTVTDSSSTAPTDSTPDPATDSSSTAPTDSPPNPATDSSSTAPTDSSPDPATDSSSTAPTDSTPDPATDSSSTAPTDSPPDPATDSSSTAPTDSPPDPATDPSSTAPTDSTSEPVTDSSSTAPTDSPPDPATDSSSTAPTNSPPEPVTDSSSTAPTDSPPGPATDSSSTAPTDSSPEPVTDSSSTAPTDSPPDPATDPSSTAPTDSTSEPVTDSSSTAPTDSPPDPATDSSSTAPTNSPPEPVTDSSSTAPTDSPPGPATDSSSTAPTDSSPEPVTDSSSTAPTDSPPDPATDSSSTAPTDSPPEPVTDSSSTAPTDSPPEPVTDSSSTAPTDSPPEPVTDSSSTAPTDSPPEPVTDSSSTAPTDSPPDPVTDSSSTAPTDSPPDPATDPSSTAPTDTPPEPVTDSSSTAPTYSPPEPITDSSSTAPTDSPPEPVTDSSSTAPTDSPPEPVTDSSSTAPTDSPPDPATDPSSTAPTDSPPEPVTDSSSTAPTDSPPDPATDSSSTAPTDSPPEPVTYSSSTAPTDSPPEPVTDSSSTAPTDSPPEPVTDSSSTAPTDSPPKPVTDSSSTAPTDSPPEPVTDSSSTAPTDSPPDPATDSSSTAPTDSPPEPVTDSSPTAPTDSPPDPATDSSSTAPTDSPPDPATDSSSTAPTDSPPEPVTDSSSVSPTDSPPEPATDSSSASPTDYPSDSTTASSGSSTDLSSDSTGATPESTTKGSAASLFAGTNYLMATFVIVIINYFLI
- the LOC114336647 gene encoding mucin-4 isoform X31, which codes for MKLTGVCFLIVAFCAINALASPSDPDDPSPDEQTNAPSVSTSDSPPDTVTDSSSTAPTDSTPDPATDSSSTAPTDSPPNPATDSSSTAPTDSSPDPATDSSSTAPTDSTPDPATDSSSTAPTDSPPDPATDSSSTAPTDSPPDPATDSSSTAPTNSPPEPVTDSSSTAPTDSPPGPATDSSSTAPTDSSPEPVTDSSSTAPTDSPPDPATDPSSTAPTDSTSEPVTDSSSTAPTDSPPDPATDSSSTAPTNSPPEPVTDSSSTAPTDSPPGPATDSSSTAPTDSSPEPVTDSSSTAPTDSPPDPATDSSSTAPTDSPPEPVTDSSSTAPTDSPPEPVTDSSSTAPTDSPPEPVTDSSSTAPTDSPPEPVTDSSSTAPTDSPPDPVTDSSSTAPTDSPPDPATDPSSTAPTDTPPEPVTDSSSTAPTYSPPEPITDSSSTAPTDSPPEPVTDSSSTAPTDSPPEPVTDSSSTAPTDSPPDPATDPSSTAPTDSPPEPVTDSSSTAPTDSPPDPATDSSSTAPTDSPPEPVTYSSSTAPTDSPPEPVTDSSSTAPTDSPPEPVTDSSSTAPTDSPPKPVTDSSSTAPTDSPPEPVTDSSSTAPTDSPPDPATDSSSTAPTDSPPEPVTDSSPTAPTDSPPDPATDSSSTAPTDSPPDPATDSSSTAPTDSPPEPVTDSSSVSPTDSPPEPATDSSSASPTDYPSDSTTASSGSSTDLSSDSTGATPESTTKGSAASLFAGTNYLMATFVIVIINYFLI
- the LOC114336647 gene encoding mucin-4 isoform X20, with product MKLTGVCFLIVAFCAINALASPSDPDDPSPDEQTNAPSVSTSDSPPDTVTDSSSTAPTDSTPDPATDSSSTAPTDSPPNPATDSSSTAPTDSTPDPATDSSSTAPTDSPPDPATDSSSTAPTDSSPEPVTDSSSTAPTDSPPDPATDPSSTAPTDSTSEPVTDSSSTAPTDSPPDPATDSSSTAPTNSPPEPVTDSSSTAPTDSPPGPATDSSSTAPTDSSPEPVTDSSSTAPTDSPPDPATDPSSTAPTDSTSEPVTDSSSTAPTDSPPDPATDSSSTAPTNSPPEPVTDSSSTAPTDSPPGPATDSSSTAPTDSSPEPVTDSSSTAPTDSPPDPATDSSSTAPTDSPPEPVTDSSSTAPTDSPPEPVTDSSSTAPTDSPPEPVTDSSSTAPTDSPPEPVTDSSSTAPTDSPPDPVTDSSSTAPTDSPPDPATDPSSTAPTDTPPEPVTDSSSTAPTYSPPEPITDSSSTAPTDSPPEPVTDSSSTAPTDSPPEPVTDSSSTAPTDSPPDPATDPSSTAPTDSPPEPVTDSSSTAPTDSPPDPATDSSSTAPTDSPPEPVTYSSSTAPTDSPPEPVTDSSSTAPTDSPPEPVTDSSSTAPTDSPPKPVTDSSSTAPTDSPPEPVTDSSSTAPTDSPPDPATDSSSTAPTDSPPEPVTDSSPTAPTDSPPDPATDSSSTAPTDSPPDPATDSSSTAPTDSPPEPVTDSSSVSPTDSPPEPATDSSSASPTDYPSDSTTASSGSSTDLSSDSTGATPESTTKGSAASLFAGTNYLMATFVIVIINYFLI